In Acidimicrobiales bacterium, the following proteins share a genomic window:
- a CDS encoding universal stress protein, with product MPANEGTAEAATASERRRAVVVGVDGSEPSSRALAFAAEEARLRGASLRVVYAWSLPALSTTAYLPPEAFEGVAEDAERLVRRQVAEVLGDEPDVPVDYEIESGPPANVILGAAKDALLVVVGSRGRGGFAGLLLGSVSTQVAHHASCPVVIVRS from the coding sequence ATGCCAGCGAACGAGGGGACGGCGGAGGCGGCCACGGCGAGCGAACGCCGGCGCGCCGTGGTCGTCGGCGTCGACGGGTCGGAGCCGTCCTCGAGGGCGCTCGCCTTCGCGGCCGAGGAGGCCCGCCTCCGGGGGGCGTCGCTCAGGGTCGTCTACGCCTGGAGCCTCCCGGCACTGAGCACGACCGCCTACCTGCCCCCGGAAGCCTTCGAGGGGGTGGCGGAGGACGCCGAGCGCCTCGTCAGGCGCCAGGTCGCCGAGGTGCTCGGCGACGAGCCGGACGTCCCGGTCGACTACGAGATCGAGAGCGGCCCGCCAGCGAACGTCATCCTCGGCGCGGCGAAGGACGCCCTGCTCGTCGTCGTCGGCTCGCGCGGCAGGGGCGGCTTCGCGGGCCTGCTCCTCGGCTCGGTGAGCACCCAGGTCGCGCACCACGCGAGCTGCCCGGTCGTCATCGTCCGTTCGTAG
- a CDS encoding response regulator transcription factor produces the protein MPVRVFLLDDHQVVREGVRRVLETDQDIEVVGEAATAAEALERIDAARPDVAVLDVRLPDGDGIDVCREIRSRHPETACLILTSFAEDEALAEAVMAGAAGYVLKQIQGNELVASIRAVANGHSLIDAATTRRVLDGLRRAQAERQDVERLTARERQILDLIAEGKTNRQIGAELYLAEKTVKNYVSNLLAKLGMGRRTEAAVYAARLAERRSHAARRPG, from the coding sequence GTGCCCGTGCGCGTCTTCCTCCTCGACGACCACCAGGTCGTGCGCGAGGGCGTGCGGCGCGTCCTCGAGACCGACCAGGACATCGAGGTCGTCGGGGAGGCGGCGACCGCCGCCGAGGCGCTCGAGCGGATCGACGCCGCGCGCCCGGACGTCGCCGTGCTCGACGTGCGCCTCCCCGACGGCGACGGGATCGACGTGTGCCGCGAGATCCGCTCGCGCCACCCCGAGACCGCCTGCCTCATCCTCACCTCCTTCGCCGAGGACGAGGCGCTCGCCGAGGCGGTCATGGCGGGGGCCGCCGGCTACGTCCTGAAGCAGATCCAGGGCAACGAGCTCGTCGCCTCGATCCGGGCCGTCGCGAACGGCCACTCCCTCATCGACGCGGCGACGACGCGGCGCGTGCTCGACGGCCTGCGGCGTGCCCAGGCCGAGCGCCAGGACGTGGAGCGGCTCACCGCCCGCGAACGGCAGATCCTGGACCTCATCGCCGAGGGCAAGACGAACCGCCAGATCGGCGCCGAGCTCTACCTCGCCGAGAAGACGGTGAAGAACTACGTCTCGAACCTGCTCGCCAAGCTCGGCATGGGCCGGCGCACCGAGGCCGCCGTGTACGCGGCACGCCTCGCCGAGCGTCGCAGCCACGCCGCGCGCCGGCCGGGCTGA
- a CDS encoding GAF domain-containing sensor histidine kinase: MAFEALHDPARLRALLASVLAVESDLELPGVLQRVVDAARELTGARYGALGVLDPQGKGLAEFVYTGVDEEVAQAVGHLPEGAGILGLLIVDPRPLRLADLTKHPDSVGFPPGHPPMRSFLGVPIRVRDEVFGNLYLTEKVGAPEFSEEDEALAVALAGAAGLAVGNARLYARVRELSVAADRERIARDLHDRVIQQLFATGLALQSVLPVTEVPEVRERIQEAVAELDDTIRQIRTTIFALEPPPAAAKGVRAQVLEVCAEATRSLGFEPEVRFVGTVDRSVDGAVAPELLSTLREALSNVARHARARHVEVTLSAIDGGVELTVADDGVGIPTARAPGGRGLANMAERAAALGGDLALASRPGGGTALSWRVPVRG; encoded by the coding sequence GTGGCCTTCGAGGCGCTGCACGACCCGGCCCGGCTGCGAGCGCTGCTCGCGTCCGTCCTCGCCGTCGAGTCCGACCTCGAGCTGCCGGGCGTGCTGCAGCGCGTCGTCGACGCGGCGCGCGAGCTCACCGGTGCCCGCTACGGCGCCCTCGGCGTCCTCGACCCACAGGGCAAGGGGCTCGCCGAGTTCGTCTACACGGGGGTCGACGAGGAGGTGGCGCAGGCCGTCGGGCACCTGCCGGAGGGCGCCGGGATCCTCGGGCTGCTGATCGTGGACCCGCGGCCGCTGCGCCTCGCGGACCTCACGAAGCACCCCGACTCGGTCGGCTTCCCCCCCGGGCACCCCCCGATGCGCTCGTTCCTCGGCGTGCCGATCCGCGTGCGAGACGAGGTCTTCGGCAACCTCTACCTCACCGAGAAGGTGGGGGCGCCGGAGTTCTCCGAGGAGGACGAGGCTCTCGCCGTCGCGCTCGCGGGGGCCGCCGGGCTCGCCGTCGGCAACGCCCGCCTGTACGCGCGCGTGCGCGAGCTCAGCGTCGCGGCGGACCGCGAGCGCATCGCGCGGGACCTGCACGACCGGGTCATCCAGCAGCTGTTCGCCACGGGCCTCGCCCTGCAGTCCGTGCTGCCGGTCACCGAGGTGCCGGAGGTGCGCGAGCGCATCCAGGAGGCGGTCGCCGAGCTCGACGACACCATCCGCCAGATCCGCACGACCATCTTCGCCCTCGAGCCGCCGCCGGCCGCCGCCAAGGGCGTGCGCGCCCAGGTGCTCGAGGTGTGCGCCGAGGCGACCCGGAGCCTCGGCTTCGAGCCCGAGGTCCGCTTCGTCGGCACCGTCGACCGCAGCGTCGACGGCGCGGTGGCGCCCGAGCTCCTCTCGACGCTTCGCGAGGCGCTGTCGAACGTGGCGCGCCACGCCAGGGCCCGCCACGTCGAGGTGACGCTGTCAGCGATCGACGGCGGCGTCGAGCTCACCGTCGCCGACGACGGCGTCGGGATCCCCACGGCGAGGGCTCCGGGCGGGCGCGGCCTCGCGAACATGGCCGAGCGTGCCGCGGCGCTCGGCGGCGACCTCGCGCTCGCCTCGCGTCCGGGCGGCGGGACCGCGCTGTCCTGGCGGGTGCCGGTCCGAGGCTGA